The following are encoded together in the Scomber japonicus isolate fScoJap1 chromosome 20, fScoJap1.pri, whole genome shotgun sequence genome:
- the gsg1l2b gene encoding germ cell-specific gene 1-like protein — MGIDRRRRASLALTLNFLALFLAVSALTTSYWCEGTRKVVKPFCTGPGTTRQSFCIRFNSSNINDTRLVQYIWETGEDKYVMRKFHTGIWFSCEQNINMTGENCRSFLYVAPSNERGVLWLCIVAECLYILLLSTGGILMSIEVCHFGNVIDGLKLNAFAAIFTVLSGLLGMVAHMMFTTAFQLTVSLGPEDWKPQTWDYSWSYILAWSSFTACMASSVTTINRYTKTILEFKHKRRNIEKNLKIKQKLLELDSPEQVWDMYISSVPSTAEELLDLSSNGRKLSNTSIFLDLNDLPDPQGEEYC, encoded by the exons ATGGGGATAGACCGGCGGCGGAGAGCGTCGCTGGCTCTCACGTTGAACTTCCTCGCCTTGTTCCTGGCCGTGTCGGCTCTCACCACCAGCTACTGGTGTGAGGGGACGCGGAAAGTGGTGAAGCCGTTCTGTACCGGCCCGGGAACCACCAGGCAGTCCTTCTGCATCAGGTTCAACAGCTCCAACATTAACGACACGCGGCTGGTGCAGTACATCTGGGAGACTGGAGAGGATAAGTACGTGATGAGGAAGTTTCACACCGGCATCTGGTTCTCCTGCGAGCAGAACATCAACATGACCG GTGAAAACTGCAGAAGTTTCCTTTATGTTGCGCCTTCCAATGAAAGAG GAGTGCTTTGGCTGTGCATCGTTGCAGAGTGCCTGTATATCCTCCTGCTGTCCACCGGAGGCATCCTCATGTCGATAGAGGTGTGTCATTTTGGCAATGTCATCGACGGCCTCAAGCTCAATGCCTTCGCTGCCATATTCACTGTGCTCTCAG GTCTGTTGGGGATGGTGGCACACATGATGTTCACCACAGCCTTCCAACTGACTGTTAGTCTGGGTCCGGAGGACTGGAAACCTCAGACATGGGACTACAGCTGGTCATACAT TTTGGCATGGAGCTCCTTCACAGCCTGCATGGCGTCTTCAGTCACCACTATCAACCGCTACACCAAAACCATCCTTGAGTTCAAGCACAAGCGCAGGAACATTGAGAAGAACCTGAAGATCAAGCAGAAACTGCTGGAGCTGGACTCTCCAGAGCAGGTGTGGGACATGTACATCAGCTCTGTGCCGAGCACTGCCGAGGAGCTTCTGGATCTGTCGTCCAACGGCCGCAAATTGTCCAACACCTCCATCTTCCTGGACCTAAATGACTTGCCGGACCCCCAGGGAGAGGAATACTGCTAG